A DNA window from Vicia villosa cultivar HV-30 ecotype Madison, WI unplaced genomic scaffold, Vvil1.0 ctg.001633F_1_1, whole genome shotgun sequence contains the following coding sequences:
- the LOC131636102 gene encoding secreted RxLR effector protein 78-like — protein MAARLKRVVGNLVSRNQSAFIEGRNIADGVLVVNEVLDFAKREKRSCVVLKVDFEKAYDRVSWNFVRNIFKRMAFGDRWMRWMECCIFNNSISVLVNGSATKEFKVEKGLRQGDPLSPFVFVLVMEALTALMKKSKEIGEFRGFRFNNGYEVDLLQLADDTSRR, from the coding sequence ATGGCGGCTAGGCTAAAGAGAGTGGTTGGTAATCTTGTATCTAGAAATCAATCGGCTTTTATAGAAGGAAGAAATATAGCGGATGGGGTGTTAGTGGTAAATGAGGTGTTGGATTTTGCCAAAAGGGAGAAACGAAGTTGTGTTGTTttgaaagttgattttgaaaaggcctATGATAGAGTAAGTTGGAATTTTGTGAGAAACATCTTTAAGAGAATGGCGTTTGGGGATCGGTGGATGAGATGGATGGAGTGTTGCATTTTTAACAATTCAATTTCCGTTCTTGTCAATGGGAGTGCAACGAAAGAGTTTAAGGTGGAGAAAGGTCTTAGGCAAGGTGATCCTTTGTCCCCGTTTGTGTTTGTTTTAGTCATGGAGGCTCTCACAGCATTAATGAAGAAATCTAAGGAAATAGGTGAGTTCCGGGGATTTAGATTTAATAATGGTTATGAGGTTGACTTGCTTCAACTTGCGGATGATACAAGCCGAAGGTGA